A DNA window from Vagococcus penaei contains the following coding sequences:
- the trmFO gene encoding FADH(2)-oxidizing methylenetetrahydrofolate--tRNA-(uracil(54)-C(5))-methyltransferase TrmFO, with protein MPEQKVTVIGAGLAGSEAAWQAAEQGVKVDLYEMRAIKKTPAHHTDKFAELVCTNSLRANGITNAAGLLKEEMRQYDSIIIEAADATQVPAGGALAVDRETFSQYVTDKVSNHPNITVHHEEITEIPAEGITVIATGPLTSEPLAESIKEFTESDGLYFYDAAAPIIEKSTIDMDKVYLKSRYNKGEAAYLNCPMTKEEFYAFREELINAEVAPLKAFEKEKFFEGCMPIEVMANRGEKTMTFGPLKPVGLEDPKTGKRPYAVVQLRQDDAAASLYNIVGFQTHLKWGEQKRIIRMIPGLENAEIVRYGVMHRNTFMNSPELLEPTYQSRKNSQLFFAGQMTGVEGYVESAASGIVAGNNAARLAKGLDPVVLPVETAIGGMAHYITHTSGKHFQPMNVNFGLFPELPERIRDKKARYTAIAERALEETRYAVRDIK; from the coding sequence ATGCCTGAACAAAAAGTAACGGTCATCGGTGCTGGACTTGCCGGTAGTGAAGCCGCATGGCAAGCAGCTGAACAAGGAGTAAAAGTGGATTTGTACGAAATGCGTGCAATAAAAAAAACACCAGCTCATCATACGGATAAATTTGCTGAGTTAGTTTGTACTAATTCTTTACGTGCAAACGGTATTACTAATGCCGCAGGTCTACTAAAAGAAGAGATGCGTCAATATGACTCAATTATTATTGAAGCAGCTGATGCCACTCAAGTACCCGCTGGTGGAGCATTAGCAGTTGACCGAGAAACATTTTCTCAATATGTCACTGATAAAGTAAGCAATCATCCAAATATTACAGTACATCATGAAGAAATTACAGAAATTCCTGCTGAAGGGATTACAGTTATTGCAACCGGACCATTAACAAGTGAGCCGTTGGCTGAGAGTATTAAAGAATTTACAGAATCTGATGGACTGTACTTCTATGATGCGGCAGCCCCGATTATTGAAAAATCAACTATTGATATGGATAAGGTTTATTTGAAATCACGCTATAATAAAGGTGAAGCGGCCTATCTTAACTGCCCGATGACGAAAGAGGAGTTTTATGCTTTTCGTGAAGAGCTAATTAATGCTGAAGTGGCACCTTTAAAAGCCTTTGAAAAGGAGAAATTCTTTGAAGGATGCATGCCAATCGAAGTAATGGCTAATCGTGGTGAGAAAACGATGACATTTGGACCGTTAAAACCAGTTGGTCTAGAAGATCCTAAAACGGGTAAACGTCCGTATGCGGTCGTTCAACTTCGTCAAGATGATGCAGCAGCATCTCTTTACAATATTGTTGGTTTCCAAACGCATTTAAAATGGGGCGAGCAAAAACGTATTATTCGCATGATTCCAGGTTTAGAGAATGCTGAAATTGTCCGTTATGGTGTGATGCATCGAAATACTTTTATGAATTCACCAGAATTATTAGAGCCAACGTATCAATCAAGAAAAAATAGTCAATTATTTTTTGCTGGTCAAATGACTGGTGTTGAAGGATATGTAGAAAGTGCAGCTAGCGGGATTGTCGCTGGAAATAACGCAGCACGTTTGGCGAAAGGGTTAGACCCAGTTGTTTTACCGGTTGAAACGGCGATTGGTGGCATGGCTCATTACATAACGCACACATCAGGAAAACATTTCCAACCGATGAATGTAAACTTTGGTTTATTCCCAGAATTACCAGAGCGTATCCGTGATAAGAAAGCTCGTTATACGGCTATTGCTGAGCGTGCTTTAGAAGAAACAAGATATGCTGTGAGAGATATTAAATAG
- a CDS encoding ribonuclease HII: protein MSKETVQEIKKQLEIVTTLQDDLLRHYQQDDRKGVQNAIKATIRRLEKQEALRQHFDDMSVFENKARMEGYQVIAGIDEVGRGPLAGPVVACAIVLPMNFDLIEVNDSKQLSGKKRDELYDKILSVALAVGIGMKDEHVIDRVNIYEATKLAMLEAVDNLSLTPDKLLIDAMTLPVPISQEKIIKGDARSLSIACASIVAKVTRDRMMAAYDEQYPGYGFAKNAGYGTKEHLDGLNQLGICPIHRQSFAPIKDMI from the coding sequence ATGAGTAAAGAGACTGTTCAGGAAATCAAAAAGCAGTTAGAGATTGTGACAACCTTGCAAGATGATTTGTTGAGACATTATCAGCAAGATGACCGTAAAGGTGTACAGAATGCGATTAAAGCGACTATCAGACGTTTAGAAAAGCAAGAAGCACTCAGACAACATTTTGATGACATGTCTGTATTTGAAAATAAAGCTCGAATGGAGGGCTACCAAGTGATTGCTGGTATTGACGAAGTTGGGCGTGGTCCACTTGCAGGCCCAGTTGTCGCTTGTGCGATTGTTTTACCAATGAATTTTGATTTAATTGAAGTCAATGATTCAAAACAATTAAGTGGGAAAAAGCGTGATGAATTGTATGATAAAATTTTATCAGTTGCTTTGGCAGTAGGAATTGGCATGAAGGATGAGCACGTTATTGACCGTGTGAATATCTATGAAGCAACAAAATTGGCAATGTTAGAAGCCGTTGATAACCTTAGCTTGACACCAGATAAATTGTTAATTGATGCAATGACTTTACCGGTGCCGATTAGTCAAGAAAAGATTATTAAAGGTGATGCACGGAGTTTGTCGATTGCTTGTGCGAGTATCGTAGCTAAAGTTACGCGTGACCGAATGATGGCTGCCTATGATGAACAGTATCCAGGTTATGGTTTTGCTAAAAATGCTGGTTATGGAACGAAAGAACATTTAGATGGCTTAAATCAACTTGGTATTTGTCCAATTCACCGGCAATCTTTTGCTCCAATTAAAGACATGATTTAA
- the topA gene encoding type I DNA topoisomerase, translating to MSYKYLVIVESLAKAKTIEKYLGRNYKVVASVGHIRDLPKSKMGIDFENHYDPQYINIRGKGPVIKELKKYAKKAEKVYLAADPDREGEAIAWHLAHILDLDLADKNRVVFNEITKDAVKQAFKEPRAINIDLVDAQQTRRILDRLVGYSISPLLWKKVKKGLSAGRVQSVALKIIVDREEEIRKFKPEEYWSIAGNFVKGRKKFKANFYGVDGKKTKLHTAEDVKEITARLTGRDYDITKITKKERKRNPSVPFTTSSMQQEAARKLNFRTRKTMMAAQQLYEGIKLGKGEGTVGLITYMRTDSTRLSETAVTEAHQFITETYGSDYVANHPKKGKNAKGAQDAHEAIRPSSILRTPDSVKEFLDKDQFKLYSLIWSRTVASQMSPAILDTMRVDLEQNGVKFVANGSKIKFPGFMKVYIEGNDEGKEEKENILPDLEEGEQVKSADIEPKQHFTQPPARFSEATLIKTLEENGVGRPSTYAPTLETIQRRYYVKLNARRFEPTELGEIVNGLMCEFFPQIVDTNFTAEMEKDLDNIAIAKEKWVDVVDRFYQPFEKVLTEAEVNMEKIQIKDEPAGFDCELCGHPMVIKLGRYGKFYACSNFPECRNTKAIVKKIGVTCPECKKGDVIEKKTKKNRIFYGCDRYPECEFTSWDKPVGRDCPKCHHYLVEKKAKGSLQIQCSNCDYKETQQK from the coding sequence ATGAGTTATAAATATTTAGTCATTGTTGAATCCCTAGCAAAAGCCAAAACAATTGAAAAGTATTTAGGCCGAAATTATAAAGTGGTTGCAAGTGTCGGTCATATTAGAGACTTACCAAAAAGTAAAATGGGTATCGATTTTGAAAATCATTATGATCCACAATATATTAATATTCGTGGTAAAGGCCCTGTTATTAAAGAGTTAAAAAAGTATGCTAAAAAAGCTGAAAAAGTTTATCTCGCAGCCGATCCGGATAGGGAAGGTGAAGCCATTGCTTGGCACCTAGCCCACATTTTAGATTTGGATTTAGCTGATAAAAATCGTGTGGTTTTCAATGAAATTACAAAAGATGCAGTTAAACAAGCGTTTAAAGAACCACGTGCCATTAACATTGATTTAGTTGATGCACAACAAACGCGTCGGATTCTCGATCGTTTGGTTGGTTACTCAATTAGCCCATTATTATGGAAAAAAGTGAAAAAAGGTTTGAGTGCTGGTCGGGTTCAATCGGTAGCTTTAAAAATTATTGTTGACCGTGAAGAAGAGATTAGAAAATTTAAGCCAGAAGAATATTGGAGTATTGCAGGTAATTTTGTTAAAGGACGTAAGAAATTTAAAGCAAATTTTTATGGTGTTGATGGTAAAAAAACCAAATTACACACAGCTGAAGATGTGAAAGAAATTACTGCCCGTTTAACTGGTCGTGATTATGACATCACTAAAATTACGAAAAAAGAACGCAAACGTAATCCCTCTGTACCATTTACAACGAGTAGTATGCAACAAGAGGCTGCTCGTAAATTAAATTTTAGAACGCGTAAAACTATGATGGCAGCTCAACAGTTATATGAGGGAATTAAGCTTGGTAAAGGTGAAGGGACAGTTGGTCTGATTACTTACATGCGTACAGATTCGACTCGCTTGTCTGAAACCGCAGTGACAGAAGCTCATCAGTTTATTACAGAAACATATGGTTCTGATTATGTGGCTAACCATCCGAAAAAAGGCAAGAATGCCAAAGGGGCACAAGATGCACATGAGGCGATTCGACCATCAAGTATTTTGCGTACGCCTGATTCAGTTAAAGAATTTTTAGATAAAGATCAATTTAAGTTATATTCTTTGATTTGGTCACGAACAGTAGCAAGTCAAATGTCACCAGCTATTTTAGATACGATGCGCGTTGATTTAGAACAAAATGGCGTGAAGTTTGTCGCTAATGGCTCGAAAATTAAATTTCCTGGTTTTATGAAAGTGTACATTGAAGGCAATGATGAAGGTAAGGAAGAAAAAGAAAATATCTTACCTGATCTAGAAGAAGGTGAACAAGTTAAATCAGCGGATATCGAGCCAAAACAACATTTCACTCAGCCACCAGCTCGTTTTAGTGAAGCAACTCTCATTAAAACGTTAGAAGAAAATGGCGTGGGACGTCCATCAACATATGCGCCAACTCTCGAGACTATTCAAAGACGCTATTATGTTAAATTAAATGCGCGTCGCTTTGAGCCTACTGAATTAGGTGAAATTGTGAATGGATTGATGTGTGAATTCTTCCCACAAATTGTTGATACGAATTTTACAGCAGAGATGGAAAAAGATTTAGACAATATTGCGATTGCTAAAGAAAAATGGGTAGACGTAGTCGACCGTTTTTATCAACCTTTTGAAAAAGTCTTAACCGAAGCAGAAGTTAACATGGAGAAAATACAAATCAAAGATGAACCAGCAGGCTTTGATTGTGAACTCTGTGGCCATCCGATGGTGATAAAATTAGGACGTTATGGTAAATTTTACGCTTGTAGTAATTTTCCCGAGTGTCGTAACACTAAAGCCATCGTGAAAAAGATTGGTGTGACTTGTCCTGAATGTAAAAAAGGTGACGTTATTGAGAAAAAGACCAAGAAAAATCGGATTTTTTATGGTTGTGATCGTTATCCTGAGTGTGAGTTTACTTCATGGGATAAACCAGTTGGACGTGATTGTCCGAAGTGCCATCATTACCTAGTTGAGAAAAAGGCTAAAGGCAGTCTACAAATTCAGTGTAGTAACTGTGATTATAAGGAAACACAACAAAAATAA
- the lepB gene encoding signal peptidase I, whose translation MGKEKKLIDIFWHWVKMAFLSFLIAMFLRAFIFVPMGISGNSMAPTLKQNDFIVMERFTKIKRFDVIVFDSPDGSTYVKRVIGLPGDEIEYKNDQLYVNGKKVPEKFLTGIKKRKNELVYTTDLKSSELLGVDKIPDNQYFVLGDNRRLSKDSRSFGTISTNDIIGKVRMVYYPVWNMKFF comes from the coding sequence GTGGGTAAAGAAAAGAAATTAATCGATATCTTTTGGCATTGGGTCAAAATGGCTTTTTTGTCATTTTTAATTGCAATGTTTTTACGGGCGTTTATTTTTGTTCCAATGGGTATTAGCGGTAACTCAATGGCACCAACTCTGAAACAAAATGATTTTATTGTGATGGAACGTTTTACTAAAATCAAACGATTTGATGTCATTGTTTTCGATTCACCTGATGGCAGTACCTATGTGAAAAGAGTCATTGGTCTTCCTGGTGATGAGATTGAATACAAAAATGACCAATTATATGTTAATGGTAAAAAAGTGCCTGAAAAATTTTTAACTGGTATAAAAAAACGTAAAAATGAATTAGTCTATACGACGGATTTGAAATCAAGTGAACTATTAGGTGTTGACAAAATTCCTGACAATCAATATTTTGTTTTGGGAGATAATCGTCGATTAAGTAAAGATAGTCGCTCGTTTGGGACAATTTCAACAAATGATATTATTGGGAAAGTAAGAATGGTATACTATCCAGTATGGAATATGAAGTTTTTTTAA
- the ylqF gene encoding ribosome biogenesis GTPase YlqF produces MTIQWFPGHMAKARREVAEKLKLVDIVYEIVDARLPISSRNPMLDSVIQQKPRLVLLNKGDLADPVQSKEWQSYFESQGLYCMTINASQGKGVNKIIIKSKEILAEKIERQKARGIKPRAIRAMCIGIPNVGKSTLLNRLAKKNMARTGNTPGVTKGQQWLKSGGDLELLDTPGILWPKFDDELIGKKLALTGAIKDTLLHMDDLALFGLSFFQEHYPNQLAERYKFTNDELQLAPVDLLLLISERRGFQEDYERASKMVVTEIRDGRLGRYTLDHVSEVEV; encoded by the coding sequence GTGACAATTCAATGGTTTCCAGGCCACATGGCTAAAGCGCGTCGTGAGGTTGCGGAAAAATTAAAATTAGTAGATATTGTGTACGAAATTGTCGATGCACGATTGCCAATTTCCAGTCGAAACCCAATGTTAGATTCAGTTATCCAACAAAAGCCAAGATTGGTTTTATTAAATAAAGGTGATTTAGCTGATCCAGTACAATCGAAAGAGTGGCAATCTTACTTTGAAAGTCAGGGCTTGTATTGTATGACAATTAATGCTAGTCAAGGTAAAGGCGTAAATAAAATTATCATTAAATCAAAAGAAATACTGGCTGAAAAAATTGAGCGTCAAAAAGCTCGCGGAATTAAGCCTCGTGCGATTCGAGCAATGTGTATCGGTATTCCGAATGTTGGGAAATCAACTTTATTAAATCGTTTGGCAAAAAAAAATATGGCACGTACGGGCAATACACCTGGTGTGACAAAAGGGCAACAATGGCTAAAATCAGGTGGTGATTTAGAACTACTTGATACCCCAGGGATTCTTTGGCCCAAATTTGATGATGAACTTATTGGTAAAAAATTAGCTTTAACTGGTGCCATTAAAGATACGTTGCTACATATGGATGATTTGGCGCTATTCGGTTTAAGTTTCTTTCAAGAGCATTATCCAAACCAATTGGCAGAACGGTATAAATTTACGAATGACGAGTTACAGCTAGCCCCGGTAGATTTACTGTTATTAATTTCAGAACGTCGTGGGTTTCAAGAGGATTATGAACGTGCCAGTAAAATGGTAGTCACAGAAATTCGTGATGGTCGTTTAGGACGCTATACACTGGACCACGTATCAGAGGTCGAGGTTTAG
- the dprA gene encoding DNA-processing protein DprA, translating to MFDSQFFIFRLKHLKGIGNQGLLRILAYYLEHPNDVFFCQRFSQIGQVKPQHLERFQLSYQKVFTELSYDFYQEFLRKYKMITILSHDYPLELTTIFNPPIALFYCGDISLVKKTKLAMIGTRKGTEFGKKMVDQLMPSLVGNEVVIVSGLAKGNDTAAHQACIRHGGRTIGVIGCGLDRYYPKENERLQQFMMKKQLVLTEYLPGTPPNAYHFPSRNRIIAGLSRGICVIEAKEKSGTWITAKIGLEEGRDIFAVPGTPLAENSEGCLKLIQEGAKCVITAQDILEEWQDIK from the coding sequence ATGTTTGATAGTCAGTTTTTTATTTTTCGTTTGAAGCATTTAAAAGGTATAGGGAACCAAGGCTTATTACGGATTTTAGCTTATTACTTAGAACACCCGAATGATGTATTTTTTTGTCAACGTTTTAGTCAAATTGGACAAGTTAAACCACAACATTTAGAGCGTTTTCAATTATCTTATCAGAAAGTTTTCACAGAATTATCTTATGATTTTTACCAAGAATTTTTAAGGAAATATAAGATGATTACTATTTTATCTCATGACTATCCGCTGGAGTTAACGACTATTTTTAATCCGCCAATTGCGTTATTTTATTGTGGGGATATATCGCTAGTAAAAAAGACGAAATTAGCAATGATTGGTACGCGTAAAGGAACAGAGTTTGGGAAAAAGATGGTTGATCAATTAATGCCAAGTTTAGTGGGAAATGAAGTAGTCATTGTCAGTGGTTTAGCTAAAGGTAATGATACTGCTGCTCACCAAGCATGTATTCGTCATGGCGGTCGGACAATAGGGGTGATTGGTTGTGGGCTTGATCGATACTATCCAAAAGAAAATGAGCGTTTACAACAGTTTATGATGAAAAAACAACTTGTACTAACGGAGTATTTACCTGGAACACCACCGAACGCGTATCACTTTCCAAGTCGTAATCGGATTATTGCAGGACTCTCACGTGGTATTTGTGTCATTGAGGCCAAGGAAAAGAGTGGCACATGGATTACAGCTAAAATCGGATTAGAAGAAGGACGTGATATTTTTGCGGTACCTGGTACCCCTTTAGCTGAAAACTCTGAAGGGTGTTTGAAGTTAATTCAAGAAGGGGCAAAATGCGTCATTACGGCTCAAGATATTTTAGAAGAATGGCAAGATATTAAATAA